Proteins from a genomic interval of Mycobacterium conspicuum:
- a CDS encoding adenylate/guanylate cyclase domain-containing protein, with translation MRRTWTWTFDLPPDQIWPILADTNRFNEALGLPPYRLEETPQPNGTVVRRGREKAAGFLLEWEEKPYEWIAGRHFRQTRVFTKGPFRRFGPVFDLESDGKGGSRVSYTLEWEPLGVVGRLSGARLAARAGENVSKRVLEAIDFLNLARGDPSSRRLTPFVLPQPVLPQGARERATAMAREIDRSPYGNGLGARLSELVLEGMAADLTDIRPKVLAADLGVPPRAATEACLAGVKAGLLDMKWGLLCPNCRGAKISVATLSDLPHGAHCPTCNIDYDRDFERNVELTFKAAPAIRPLPDNYYCLSGPMGTQHVAVQVLLSPEERRAVSVDLPPGSYRVRTLHPGASVDVEYESGPFPDVRITASGVQTLDPVGDPDSVTFVNDAGFELAALIEDRSWTRTALTAPEVISLQAFRDLFAEATLRPGDDAGVSQVALLFTDLRGSTALYERVGDATAYNLVRAHFMLLAAIVRDHDGAVVKTIGDAVMASFTDPAQAVRAALAMQAGIASSPHTSDLVLKVGVHAGPSVVVTLNGRLDYFGSTVNMAARLQGQSAGDDIVLSHAVAADPAVQEILGAVPQRQETVPLKGFEEPVSFLRLVPAVRSTG, from the coding sequence ATGCGCCGCACCTGGACTTGGACATTCGATCTGCCACCGGACCAGATCTGGCCGATCCTGGCCGATACCAACCGTTTCAACGAGGCCCTGGGGCTGCCGCCCTACCGGCTCGAGGAGACGCCGCAACCAAACGGCACGGTGGTCCGGCGCGGACGCGAGAAGGCGGCGGGTTTCCTCTTGGAATGGGAGGAGAAGCCGTACGAGTGGATAGCGGGACGGCACTTCCGTCAGACGCGGGTGTTCACCAAGGGCCCGTTTCGCCGCTTCGGCCCGGTGTTCGACCTCGAGTCCGACGGCAAAGGGGGCTCGCGCGTCAGCTACACCCTCGAATGGGAGCCGCTGGGCGTGGTCGGCCGCCTGTCCGGCGCACGGCTCGCGGCCCGGGCGGGCGAGAACGTTAGCAAGCGCGTCCTGGAGGCCATCGACTTTTTGAACCTCGCTCGCGGCGACCCCTCCTCCCGGCGGTTGACGCCCTTTGTGTTGCCGCAGCCCGTGCTGCCCCAGGGCGCGCGCGAGCGCGCCACCGCGATGGCGCGCGAGATCGACCGCAGCCCCTACGGCAACGGACTCGGCGCACGGCTGAGCGAGCTTGTGCTGGAAGGCATGGCGGCCGACCTGACCGATATCCGGCCTAAGGTGCTGGCCGCCGATCTCGGTGTGCCGCCGCGCGCAGCCACCGAGGCCTGTCTGGCCGGCGTAAAGGCGGGGCTGCTCGACATGAAGTGGGGGTTGCTCTGCCCCAACTGCCGCGGAGCCAAGATCAGCGTCGCCACGCTGTCCGACTTGCCGCACGGCGCGCACTGCCCGACGTGCAACATCGACTACGACCGCGATTTCGAGCGCAACGTCGAGCTGACGTTCAAGGCGGCACCGGCGATACGGCCGTTGCCCGACAACTATTACTGCCTGTCGGGGCCCATGGGGACGCAACACGTCGCGGTCCAGGTGCTGCTGAGCCCGGAGGAGCGACGCGCCGTCAGCGTCGACCTGCCGCCGGGCTCCTACCGGGTGCGCACGCTTCACCCCGGCGCTTCGGTGGACGTCGAATACGAGTCCGGGCCGTTTCCCGACGTGCGCATCACGGCGTCGGGGGTGCAAACGCTGGACCCGGTTGGCGACCCCGACAGCGTGACGTTCGTCAACGATGCCGGCTTCGAGCTGGCCGCCCTGATCGAAGACCGGTCCTGGACGCGCACGGCGCTGACGGCGCCAGAAGTGATCTCGCTGCAGGCCTTTCGCGATCTGTTCGCCGAGGCCACGCTGCGACCGGGCGACGACGCCGGCGTCAGCCAGGTCGCACTGCTGTTTACCGACCTGCGCGGCTCGACCGCCCTCTACGAACGGGTCGGCGACGCCACCGCCTACAACCTGGTGCGCGCGCACTTCATGCTGCTGGCGGCGATCGTGCGCGACCACGACGGAGCGGTGGTCAAGACGATCGGCGACGCGGTGATGGCCTCGTTCACCGACCCGGCGCAGGCGGTGCGCGCCGCCCTCGCCATGCAGGCGGGGATCGCCTCCTCACCGCACACCAGCGACCTGGTCCTGAAGGTCGGCGTCCACGCCGGCCCCAGCGTGGTCGTCACCCTGAACGGCCGGCTCGACTACTTCGGCTCGACCGTCAACATGGCCGCGCGCCTGCAGGGCCAGAGTGCCGGCGATGACATCGTGCTGTCCCACGCCGTCGCCGCCGACCCCGCAGTGCAGGAGATACTGGGCGCCGTGCCGCAGCGTCAGGAGACGGTTCCGCTCAAGGGCTTCGAGGAGCCGGTCAGCTTCCTGCGCCTGGTGCCTGCCGTTCGATCCACTGGGTGA
- a CDS encoding amino acid permease has translation MAPPLDAAAERLTREDAGYHKSLKNRQIQMIALGGAIGTGLFLGAGGRLASAGPGLFIVFGICGIFVFLILRALGELVLHRPSSGSFVSYAREFFGERVAFAAGWMYFLNWAMTGIVDTTAIATYCRYWHAFQIVPQWLLALIALVVVVSMNLISVKLFGELEFWASLIKVLALVTFLVVGTVFLAGGFKVDGQDTGPGLWSSHGGLMPTGLLPLVLVTSGVVFAYAAIELVGIAAGETENPEKVMPRAINSVVFRIAVFYIGSTVLLGLLLPYTSYKAGVSPFVTFFAKVGFQGAGSLMNLVVLTAALSSLNAGLYSTGRILRSMAMNGSGPKFTMPMSRNGVPYGGILLTAGIGLFGIGLNFFVPHQAFEIVLHIASVGVVVAWATIVACQLKFHQLAKRGELERPKFRMPFAPYSGWATMAFLIGVIVLMFFDKVQGPWMLGAAVIGIPALIGGWFLVRDRVRAS, from the coding sequence ATGGCGCCACCCCTCGACGCCGCCGCCGAGCGGCTGACCCGTGAAGACGCCGGCTATCACAAGTCCCTCAAGAACCGCCAAATCCAGATGATCGCCCTCGGCGGTGCGATCGGCACGGGTCTCTTTCTCGGCGCCGGAGGACGGCTCGCGTCGGCCGGACCCGGTCTGTTCATCGTCTTCGGCATCTGCGGCATCTTCGTCTTTCTGATCCTGCGCGCGCTGGGCGAGCTGGTGCTGCACCGCCCGTCGTCGGGATCATTCGTGTCCTACGCGCGCGAATTCTTCGGGGAGAGAGTGGCTTTCGCCGCCGGCTGGATGTACTTCCTGAACTGGGCGATGACCGGCATCGTGGACACCACCGCGATCGCGACGTACTGCCGCTACTGGCACGCGTTCCAAATCGTCCCGCAGTGGCTCCTCGCGCTGATCGCGTTGGTCGTGGTGGTGTCGATGAACCTGATCTCGGTCAAGCTGTTCGGCGAATTGGAGTTCTGGGCCTCCTTGATCAAGGTGCTGGCGCTGGTGACGTTCCTGGTGGTTGGCACGGTCTTCCTGGCCGGCGGCTTCAAGGTCGACGGTCAGGACACCGGCCCGGGGCTGTGGAGCAGCCACGGCGGGCTGATGCCGACCGGGCTGCTGCCACTGGTGCTCGTCACCTCCGGCGTCGTATTCGCCTATGCCGCTATCGAATTGGTGGGCATCGCGGCGGGGGAAACCGAGAACCCGGAGAAGGTGATGCCGCGCGCGATCAACTCGGTGGTGTTCCGGATCGCGGTGTTCTACATCGGGTCGACCGTGCTGCTCGGCCTGCTGCTGCCCTACACCTCCTACAAGGCCGGGGTCAGCCCGTTCGTCACCTTCTTCGCCAAGGTGGGGTTCCAGGGGGCGGGCAGCCTGATGAACCTCGTGGTTCTCACCGCCGCGCTGTCCAGCCTAAACGCCGGGCTGTATTCGACGGGCCGTATCCTGCGGTCGATGGCGATGAACGGCAGCGGCCCGAAGTTCACCATGCCGATGTCGCGCAACGGCGTGCCCTACGGCGGCATCCTGCTGACCGCCGGCATCGGCCTGTTCGGCATCGGGCTCAACTTTTTCGTTCCGCACCAGGCCTTCGAGATCGTGCTGCACATCGCCTCGGTGGGTGTCGTGGTGGCCTGGGCCACGATCGTGGCGTGCCAGCTGAAGTTCCATCAGCTGGCGAAAAGGGGCGAGCTGGAGCGGCCCAAGTTCCGGATGCCGTTTGCGCCCTACAGCGGTTGGGCCACAATGGCATTCCTGATCGGCGTCATCGTGCTGATGTTCTTCGACAAGGTGCAAGGCCCGTGGATGCTGGGCGCGGCGGTGATCGGCATTCCCGCGCTGATCGGCGGCTGGTTTCTGGTCCGCGATCGCGTACGGGCGAGTTGA
- a CDS encoding amidohydrolase family protein, which produces MTTIRTSRTIALEEHYATPGFLNGPGSWHKSRPGLAERLTDLGDGRIAEMDEAGVDLAVLSLVAPGVEQLDAPAAVRTARACNDELAAAVRRYPDRLAGFAALPISAPDAAADELQRAVHKLGFVGAVVNGHCQGVYLDDPCFEPVLARAVDLDVPIYLHPTVPPAAVIESCYGGFSEQVTFALATVGWGWHINTATHVLRIILGGVFDRHPTLQIIIGHMGEATSFMLPRFDATLRPELTGLRHPVSTYLRENLHYTFANFNDEATYANLVAQVGVARVAFSTDYPFGSMKNACAFLNRLPLGTDDRASISHRNAERLLNL; this is translated from the coding sequence GTGACGACCATCAGAACCTCGAGAACCATCGCCCTCGAAGAGCATTACGCGACACCGGGATTCCTCAACGGTCCGGGCAGCTGGCACAAGTCCCGTCCCGGCCTGGCCGAGCGACTCACCGACCTCGGCGACGGGCGCATCGCCGAAATGGACGAGGCGGGCGTCGACCTGGCCGTACTGTCCCTGGTGGCGCCCGGGGTGGAGCAACTCGACGCCCCGGCGGCCGTGCGCACGGCCCGCGCGTGCAACGACGAGCTGGCCGCGGCGGTGCGCCGGTACCCGGACCGGCTGGCCGGTTTCGCCGCCCTGCCGATCAGCGCACCCGACGCCGCGGCCGACGAATTGCAGCGCGCGGTGCACAAACTCGGCTTCGTGGGCGCCGTCGTCAACGGCCATTGCCAGGGCGTGTACCTGGATGATCCGTGCTTCGAACCGGTGCTGGCCCGCGCGGTGGACCTCGACGTCCCGATCTACCTGCACCCCACCGTCCCGCCGGCGGCCGTGATCGAGTCCTGCTACGGCGGGTTTTCCGAGCAGGTCACCTTCGCGCTCGCCACGGTGGGCTGGGGCTGGCACATCAACACGGCCACGCACGTGCTGCGCATCATCCTCGGCGGGGTGTTCGACCGCCACCCCACGTTGCAGATCATCATCGGTCACATGGGCGAGGCGACGTCGTTCATGCTGCCCCGGTTCGACGCGACGCTGCGCCCGGAACTGACCGGCCTGCGGCACCCGGTGAGCACCTACCTGCGGGAGAACCTGCACTACACCTTCGCCAACTTCAACGACGAGGCGACCTACGCGAACCTGGTCGCGCAGGTCGGCGTCGCGCGGGTGGCGTTCTCGACCGACTACCCCTTCGGCTCGATGAAAAATGCGTGCGCGTTTTTGAACCGGCTGCCGCTCGGCACCGACGACCGGGCGAGCATCAGCCATCGCAACGCCGAACGACTCCTGAATTTGTAG
- a CDS encoding Crp/Fnr family transcriptional regulator, with product MTFDATEVGQHARRLREFTAFANFSDADLERLVQSAHHISRTVPWPLIREQTPSDACYILLSGEAGVYVGQDRIAALGPGEVIGESALRRGKLRSATVTTMGPSEVLRIERDDLDRLLAEIPALRETMEATVARHPPVVRPQDAPKRKVNASVPADLVDRFERAADSAGVGVAAALEDALTQWIERQAPGAGS from the coding sequence ATGACGTTCGACGCGACGGAAGTTGGGCAGCATGCCCGTCGGCTACGGGAGTTCACCGCGTTCGCCAACTTCTCGGATGCTGACCTAGAACGGCTGGTGCAATCCGCACATCACATTTCCCGGACCGTGCCATGGCCGCTGATTCGTGAACAGACCCCGTCGGACGCCTGCTACATCCTGCTCAGCGGAGAGGCGGGGGTGTACGTCGGCCAGGACCGCATCGCGGCGCTGGGTCCGGGCGAAGTGATCGGCGAATCCGCCCTGCGCCGTGGAAAATTGCGTTCGGCCACCGTGACGACGATGGGGCCGTCCGAGGTGCTGCGCATCGAGCGCGACGATCTGGACCGCCTGCTCGCCGAGATACCCGCACTGCGCGAAACCATGGAAGCGACCGTCGCGCGGCACCCACCGGTGGTCCGGCCACAGGATGCTCCGAAGCGGAAGGTAAATGCTTCCGTCCCAGCGGATTTGGTGGATCGGTTCGAACGGGCCGCCGACAGTGCCGGCGTGGGTGTCGCGGCCGCGCTGGAGGATGCGCTCACCCAGTGGATCGAACGGCAGGCACCAGGCGCAGGAAGCTGA
- a CDS encoding lysophospholipid acyltransferase family protein — protein sequence MTDAAIPEELRKRDPEFIRAVLPALWLASTVWFRAEVHGFENLPDEPVLFVGNHSGGGSTPDTFVFLLAYNTFFTVEGRPLYALAHDTITAAPGFGNLTRKLGVVPAANSFAEQIFKTGGSALVYPGGDVEALRPWRDRYKIVFSGRTGFLKLAHRCKVKIVPVVATGGHDTLVILNDGRRTAELLRLDKLARVKSLPMTLSLPWGLSPLPLPHFPLPAKIRMQVLEPIDLRARFGAKPDWDHASDYVTSVMQVGLSKLASRTVLPMVR from the coding sequence ATGACCGACGCCGCCATCCCCGAGGAACTCCGCAAGCGCGATCCGGAATTCATCCGCGCCGTGCTGCCCGCCCTGTGGTTGGCGTCGACGGTGTGGTTTCGGGCCGAGGTGCACGGCTTTGAAAACCTTCCCGATGAACCCGTGCTGTTCGTCGGCAACCACAGCGGCGGTGGCTCCACCCCGGACACATTCGTGTTCCTGTTGGCGTACAACACGTTTTTCACCGTCGAGGGCCGGCCACTGTATGCACTGGCGCACGACACCATCACGGCCGCACCAGGTTTCGGTAATTTGACCCGCAAGCTCGGCGTCGTCCCGGCCGCCAACTCGTTCGCGGAGCAGATCTTCAAAACCGGTGGATCGGCGCTGGTCTACCCCGGCGGGGATGTCGAGGCGCTGCGCCCGTGGCGAGACCGGTACAAGATCGTCTTCTCCGGCCGCACCGGCTTTTTGAAGTTGGCGCACCGGTGCAAGGTGAAGATCGTCCCGGTGGTCGCCACGGGCGGTCACGACACCTTGGTCATCCTCAACGACGGCCGTCGCACCGCCGAGTTGCTGCGGCTCGACAAGTTGGCTCGGGTGAAGAGCCTGCCGATGACGCTGAGCCTGCCGTGGGGTTTGTCGCCGCTACCGCTGCCGCATTTTCCGCTTCCGGCCAAGATCCGCATGCAGGTGCTCGAGCCGATCGATCTGCGCGCCCGCTTCGGCGCCAAGCCGGACTGGGATCACGCCTCCGACTACGTCACCAGCGTCATGCAGGTCGGGCTGTCAAAGCTGGCCAGCAGGACCGTGCTCCCGATGGTGCGGTAA
- a CDS encoding nucleotidyltransferase family protein — MPLPPSEESSARIVGVLLAAGAGRRYGKPKVLVEGWLATALGALCDGGCTDVILVLGAAQVPAPPGVAVVVASDWDAGLSASVRAGLLGAEGMGADYAVLHVVDTPDVGAAVVRRVLQRALSSQAGLARAWFGARPGHPVVIARRHWPAVLEQLSGDQGAGAYLRGRPDVENVDCADLAGGEDVDTPR, encoded by the coding sequence GTGCCGTTACCGCCGTCGGAGGAATCGTCGGCCCGCATCGTCGGGGTCTTGCTGGCCGCCGGCGCCGGCCGGCGCTACGGCAAGCCGAAGGTGCTGGTCGAGGGTTGGCTTGCGACCGCCCTTGGCGCGCTGTGCGACGGGGGCTGCACGGACGTGATCCTGGTTCTCGGCGCGGCTCAGGTGCCAGCCCCGCCGGGCGTGGCCGTGGTCGTCGCGTCGGACTGGGATGCTGGCCTGAGCGCCTCGGTTCGGGCGGGCCTGCTCGGCGCCGAGGGCATGGGCGCGGACTACGCCGTCCTGCACGTCGTCGACACCCCCGACGTGGGCGCCGCCGTGGTGCGCCGGGTGCTGCAGCGTGCGCTGTCGTCGCAAGCGGGGCTGGCACGCGCCTGGTTCGGTGCTCGTCCCGGCCATCCCGTCGTCATCGCGCGCCGGCACTGGCCGGCGGTGCTGGAGCAGCTATCCGGAGATCAGGGCGCGGGCGCATACCTGCGCGGACGGCCAGATGTGGAAAACGTCGACTGCGCCGACCTCGCCGGGGGTGAGGACGTCGACACCCCACGTTGA
- a CDS encoding nuclear transport factor 2-like protein — translation MTELIDRSKTTSLIEQRIAKTTNPRHLLMLNRLLQHATGEVTLDLDLVMSTLTADPRYVAWGAPEDMSPVGRQAVRAFYEDTIVKGGQFYLEFDMDRIVVDDDTIVTEGNYRSLYYGADAAKRGFPVDDPEGCYLLSLRMLIVWPFDADGFIKGEETYSAVTSPDFFTRVEESEVPKEFRDFIDAR, via the coding sequence GTGACCGAGCTCATTGATCGCTCCAAGACAACGTCGCTCATCGAGCAGCGAATCGCGAAGACCACCAACCCGCGCCACCTGCTGATGCTCAACAGGCTGCTGCAGCACGCCACCGGCGAGGTCACCCTGGATCTGGACCTGGTGATGTCGACCCTGACGGCGGACCCGCGCTACGTCGCCTGGGGTGCCCCCGAGGACATGAGCCCGGTGGGACGGCAAGCGGTGCGCGCCTTCTACGAGGACACCATCGTCAAGGGCGGCCAGTTCTACCTCGAATTCGATATGGACCGCATCGTGGTCGACGACGACACCATCGTCACCGAAGGCAACTACCGGTCGCTGTACTACGGCGCCGACGCGGCGAAGCGAGGCTTTCCCGTCGACGACCCGGAGGGCTGCTATCTGCTGTCACTGCGCATGCTGATCGTCTGGCCATTCGACGCCGACGGCTTCATCAAAGGCGAGGAGACCTACAGCGCGGTCACGTCGCCCGATTTCTTCACCAGGGTCGAAGAATCCGAGGTGCCGAAGGAGTTCCGAGACTTTATCGACGCGCGTTAG
- a CDS encoding SRPBCC family protein, producing MTQTVRVSRHIRRPVEDSGAFITDPHKLLSAVSTLSRCRFIESCNDGELWDIYLDSGTVHLGGRVLISPSDGRRLRWRSVRGTRQSFEALVEPDGEGTRFTMSLTFSVTGLGIAWISEMIGRGLVARNLEAIAEEVRHHLEFET from the coding sequence GTGACTCAGACGGTACGCGTTTCCCGACACATCCGACGCCCGGTCGAGGACAGCGGCGCGTTCATCACCGACCCGCACAAGCTGCTTTCCGCGGTGTCCACACTGAGCCGGTGCCGGTTCATCGAATCCTGCAACGACGGGGAACTCTGGGACATCTATTTAGACAGCGGCACAGTGCATTTGGGCGGTCGAGTGCTTATCAGTCCGTCCGACGGCCGCCGGTTACGATGGCGGTCGGTGCGGGGGACGCGGCAATCGTTCGAGGCTCTCGTCGAGCCCGACGGTGAGGGCACCCGCTTCACCATGTCTTTGACGTTTTCGGTCACCGGGTTGGGGATCGCCTGGATCAGCGAGATGATCGGACGCGGTTTGGTCGCGCGCAACCTGGAAGCCATCGCCGAGGAAGTCAGACATCACCTCGAATTCGAGACCTAA
- a CDS encoding xanthine dehydrogenase family protein molybdopterin-binding subunit, whose amino-acid sequence MTQDVRVPVEPRYAGTRVPRVEDGRLLTGHGSFVDDISRPGMLHACFVRSPFARARINGIDASAALDLPGVHAVFTAADLNPDVKEAWHAVAGKDVPDTPRPPLAEGEAKFVGDPVALVVAESRYLAEDALELIDVDYEPLPAVSDFTRAQTAEVVVHDAYPDNVAGGMAGAPPDEEIFANAAYTVEETVYQQIYAPVPIETRGLVVEWTAATGELTLWASTQTPHELRAFCARLLGIAAQRVRVIMRDTGGGFGQKVVPMREDMCIMLAARKVPAALKWIEDRRENLMSAGQARHVDGTARMAFDDDGNILAADINFVQDVGAYPTPYPVLTTAAIGMFFPGPYRVPKSSFNYKTVFSNTSGLAAYRGPWQYETLAREILLDIAARKMNMDPLELRRRNLLHGNEMPYVNPNGMPYDHVAPIETLEQAVKILDHEGFRKEQQEALAQGRYLGLGYSAYIEPTGAATGHLGTEGATIRMEPTGKINVYVNGGSTGNSIETTVVQLTADVLGAHIDDVATIQGDTAVTPYGAGTQGSRSGPMTAGAVNEAGTILRGRLVALAAHHLKVAESEVLLEQSTATVRDDPSKTVSFGELAYQAYYSPQQLPPGVSCLEVTARFASPNPIHWANATHACTCEVDVTTGKVTLLRYIVSEDVGPMINPAVVEGQIAGGTVQGIGGALMEDLVYDDDGNPLATTFVDYLLPTATEVPPIEFGHVEIPGPGPGGYKGCGEGGAIGSVPAVINAINDALAPLGVTVTRLPASPASIAALLTGDGE is encoded by the coding sequence ATGACTCAGGACGTGCGAGTGCCCGTTGAGCCCCGGTACGCCGGAACCCGGGTGCCGCGGGTGGAAGACGGCCGCCTGCTGACCGGTCACGGCAGCTTCGTCGACGACATCTCCCGGCCCGGAATGCTGCACGCCTGCTTCGTGCGTTCGCCGTTCGCCCGCGCCCGGATCAACGGCATCGACGCCTCGGCGGCGCTGGACCTGCCCGGCGTGCACGCGGTGTTCACCGCCGCCGACCTCAACCCGGACGTCAAGGAGGCGTGGCACGCCGTCGCGGGCAAGGACGTCCCGGACACCCCGCGCCCGCCGCTGGCCGAGGGCGAGGCCAAGTTCGTCGGGGACCCCGTTGCGCTCGTCGTCGCCGAGAGCCGCTACCTAGCCGAGGACGCGCTCGAACTGATCGACGTGGACTACGAACCGCTGCCCGCGGTCAGCGACTTCACCCGCGCGCAGACCGCCGAGGTGGTGGTGCACGACGCCTACCCCGACAACGTCGCGGGCGGCATGGCCGGAGCGCCGCCGGACGAGGAGATCTTCGCCAACGCGGCCTACACCGTCGAAGAGACTGTGTACCAACAGATTTACGCGCCGGTGCCGATCGAGACCCGCGGCCTGGTCGTCGAGTGGACGGCGGCCACCGGAGAGCTGACGCTGTGGGCGTCCACGCAGACTCCGCACGAGTTGCGGGCGTTCTGCGCGCGGCTGTTGGGCATTGCGGCACAACGGGTTCGGGTCATCATGCGCGATACCGGCGGCGGCTTCGGCCAGAAGGTCGTCCCGATGCGCGAAGACATGTGCATCATGCTGGCCGCGCGCAAGGTCCCGGCGGCGCTGAAGTGGATCGAGGACCGGCGCGAGAACCTGATGTCGGCCGGGCAGGCCCGCCACGTCGACGGCACCGCCCGCATGGCCTTCGACGACGACGGCAACATCCTGGCGGCGGACATCAACTTCGTGCAGGACGTCGGGGCCTATCCGACCCCGTACCCGGTGCTGACGACGGCCGCCATCGGCATGTTCTTCCCCGGCCCCTACCGCGTGCCCAAGTCCAGCTTCAACTACAAGACGGTGTTCTCCAACACCAGCGGCCTGGCCGCCTACCGCGGTCCCTGGCAATACGAAACGCTGGCGCGCGAGATCCTGCTGGACATCGCCGCGCGCAAGATGAACATGGATCCCCTCGAGTTGCGTCGGCGAAACCTGTTGCACGGCAACGAGATGCCTTACGTCAATCCCAACGGCATGCCGTACGATCACGTCGCTCCGATCGAGACTCTGGAGCAGGCCGTGAAAATCCTTGACCACGAAGGCTTTCGGAAGGAACAGCAAGAGGCGCTGGCGCAGGGCCGCTACCTCGGGCTCGGCTACTCGGCCTACATCGAGCCCACCGGCGCCGCCACCGGCCACCTGGGCACCGAAGGCGCCACCATCCGGATGGAGCCGACCGGCAAGATCAACGTCTACGTCAACGGCGGATCGACGGGGAACAGCATCGAGACCACCGTCGTCCAGCTGACCGCCGACGTGCTGGGCGCCCACATCGACGACGTGGCCACCATCCAGGGCGACACCGCCGTCACCCCGTACGGGGCCGGCACCCAGGGCAGCCGCAGCGGCCCAATGACCGCCGGGGCCGTCAACGAGGCCGGGACCATCCTGCGGGGGCGCCTGGTGGCGCTGGCCGCACACCACCTCAAGGTCGCCGAATCCGAAGTGCTGCTGGAACAATCGACGGCCACCGTTCGGGACGATCCGTCGAAGACGGTGTCCTTCGGCGAGCTCGCCTACCAGGCCTACTACTCGCCGCAGCAGCTGCCCCCGGGAGTCTCGTGCCTGGAGGTGACCGCCCGCTTCGCCTCGCCGAACCCCATCCACTGGGCCAACGCCACCCACGCCTGCACCTGCGAAGTGGACGTGACCACCGGCAAGGTCACGCTGCTGCGCTACATCGTCAGCGAGGACGTCGGGCCGATGATCAACCCCGCGGTCGTGGAGGGCCAGATCGCCGGCGGCACGGTCCAGGGCATCGGCGGCGCGCTGATGGAAGACCTGGTCTACGACGACGACGGCAACCCGCTGGCCACCACCTTCGTCGACTACCTGCTGCCGACGGCCACCGAGGTCCCGCCAATCGAATTCGGCCACGTCGAGATCCCCGGGCCCGGGCCCGGCGGGTACAAGGGCTGCGGCGAGGGCGGCGCGATCGGCTCGGTGCCGGCGGTGATCAACGCGATCAACGACGCCCTGGCGCCGCTGGGCGTGACGGTCACCCGGCTGCCGGCCAGTCCCGCGTCGATCGCGGCTTTGCTGACGGGAGACGGCGAATGA